The genomic DNA TTTAAACGTTGGATGCGACGGCGCGGTCCGAGCCGACCCGAAGACGGTCACTTTGCGATGTCGCCGATAAGGCCGGAAGACACTGAACGCATATCGCAATTCGATCAACGTGCGGCTGAGGATCTTCAGATCGCCGCGAGCGGTCCGGTCGCGGACCAGCCGATCGATCGTCTTCCGCATCACTTCGATCAAGTCGGGGCTGCGCAACCGTGTCTCTTTGTTGCTTCCCGAATCGTCCGGTTTCTCGGTCATTCTCGTTCTCTTCAGGGGCGTGTAGCAGGATATCAAGCCATGCGGGTTGACAATACAATGCAACCAGTCATTCACATCCCCGTTATAGTCAAAGGTTTGAAGCATTGGATATCGCAGTTTTAGGTACGGGCAACGTCGGTGCAACCCTGGGCCGCCGTCTGGCCGGACTCGGTCACAACATCGTCTTTGGCTCGCGACTGCCACAAAGTGAGCGTGTGCAACAGTTGATCGAAGAGAATCCGCACGCCCATGCTGCCGAAACGATCGCCGAAGCGGCGCGGCAATGCGATACGATCCTGTTCGCCGCCCCATGGACCGCCGCCCGCGAAACGCTGACCAACGCAGGCGATTTGACCGGCAAAACCTTGATCGATTGCACCAACCCGCTAAACGAAACCTTCGACGGGATCACGCTCGGCCACACCGAATCGGCAGCCGAAAAGATCGCGCACTGGGCCGCCGGAGCACACGTTGTCAAAGCCTTCAACACCGCCAGCTTGGCGACGATGGAAAACCCCGATTTCGATGGCCAACGCGCCACGATGTTCTACTGTGGCGACGACATCACAGCCAAAGCGACCGCAGGAACGCTGATCGACGAGCTTGGTTTTGAGGCGATCGATGCGGGCGACCTGCAATCGGCACGCTACTTGGAACCGATGGCGATGCTCTACATCCAACTCGCCATCCATCAGAAGATGGGCAGCCAGTTCGCCCTGAAAATGCTCCGTCGCTAAACCGCGGCGCCGCCAACCGCGAGGCCGCCGCACCGTCCACAACCGAACCTTCCCTGGGCACCGCATAAAGGACGAACCGATGACATTGACGACACGATCGCTACTTTCAAGCCTGCTTGCGGCCTGGTGTTTACTGGCATCCCCAATCGCCGCCGCCGACCTGCAAGTGAAGGAGACCAACGCGGCGATCGAGATCGCCAGCGACGGCAAGTCGGTGTTGGTCTATAACAAGCAATCGCCGCCGGTCCCCGACGGAATCGATCCGATCTATCACCGCAGCGGATTCCTGCATCCTGTCGCTTCGCCGGCCGGAAACGTCGTCACGGCAGCGTTTCCAGCGGACCATCCGCACCAACAGGGAGTCTTCAGCGCGTGGGTGAGGACCAACTACGACGGACGCGAGATCGACTTCTGGAATCTTGCCGGAGGCGTCGGACGCGTGTCGCATGAACGCGTCGTCAAGACGTTTACCGAAAACGAATCGGCAGGGTTCGAGGTCGATCTGATTCACCATACGGTCGCCGAACCGAAGGTCGATATACTGCGTGAGCGCTGGCGAATCACGGTCCAACCGACCGACGGATCCTACCGCTGCTTCGATCTACAAACGACTCAGGAAGCACTAACCGACAAGCCGTTGACAGTCGAAAAGTATCATTACGGCGGCGTTGCGACGCGCGGCCCCGCTCGCTGGAGCCTGCCGTCGGGAAAGAAAGCTGCGGCAAAAGCAAGCGACGCCGACAACAATAAACCAAGCGAACCGATCAGCGAGATCGTCGACGAGCACGGCCACGACCGGATCGCCGGGAACCATCATCCGACGCGATGGGTGACGCTTTCGGGAACCGAAGGGGACGATTTGGTCTGCATCACGATGCTTGGACACGCCGATAACTTCCGAGCCCCGCAGCCGGCGCGGCTCCATCCCAGCATGCCCTACTTCTGCTTTGCACCTTGCGTGACGGGGGAGTTTCAGATCGCCAAAGACCAGCCCTACGAAGCGAGCTTTCGATTCCTGGTCACCGATGGAAAGCCCGATCCGGCGTGGATTGAACAGCAATGGCAAGCGTGGTGCGGCGACAAAGCCCAATAGTTCGCAAGAGCAACGAAGTCGATCGCCGCTCGTGCGGCCGCTATCCCAAGAACGGGAACGACGGATCGATCACGTGCATCTCTTTCAGATGCGACCAGAAGCTTGGTGGCGCCGCGCCGTCGACCGCCGCAACGGTTCGTGCAATGTTGTGCGGACTGGAACTGCTGATCGCGACAGCTTGGATTCCTGGCACGCTGCGAGCAAACTCCAGGCAGGCAGCCGCCGGCGCGACGTCGAACCGCTGGCACGCAGTCTGGAATCGCTGCCGCCAATCGAGTAGCTCGCGATCCTCGGCCGATTCGCCGGTGACGACGCGGTAGTCGTAGAACTTGCCGCCGAGCGCGAAGCCGGCGTTAAAGACCGCGGCGTTTAAGATCCCGACTCCGGCTTCATCCAACTGTTCGATAAACGCCAGCAGCTCCGGCGGATGTTTCATGATCGTCAGCGAATTGGCCAACATCACCCAGTCGAGATCGACGCGATCGCAGACGTCGCGGATCGAAGTCCAATCCTTGGCTCCCACGCCAACGCCCAAGACCTTCCCTTCGCTGCGCAGCTCGCCCAGCGCTCGATAAGCCTCTTCGATGTCGTGCCAACGCTGCTTGTGATCGGCGGGATCGGTTGCCGCAGCCAGGTACTCATCGGGATCGTGGACCGAAACCAGACCGGCTTGGTAATCGCCAAGCAGTTCGTTCCCTTGGTGATAACAGCGAAGGATCCCCTCGTAACTGATCTCCTGACGCGCGTCGTGCGTCAGCCCAAACCAAGCACCCGGTTCAAACGTAGGCTCATCGCCAACCAATGGCTGGCGAGTCCAAGCAAGCTTGTTGCTGATCACCACGTCGGCGGGATCGATGTTCAGCCGCGACAGCTCGCGACCGATGATCTCCAACGACATCCCAGCGCCGTACTTGCCGGCGGAGTCGATAAAGACAGGGGCTTCGACGCGGCGAAACCACTCCGCAACCACCTGCTGCTTCGCTTCGTCGGGAACCTCGGCAAACAGATTCCCCAAGCTGGTCGAACCGAATACGACCGGCGGAATTCGCAAGCCGGTTTTGCCAAACAGCTGTCGTTGCATCGAGGTTTACCGATTCAGAAATTACCGGTCGAAGAACTGCTTGATCGCGTGAACCGTCGCGGCGCGACCGGCGCGAGCAATCGAGGTCGTCAACGGAATCTCTTTCGGGCAGACCGCGACACAGTTCTGAGCGTTACCGCAGACCTGGATTCCACCTGGCTCGGTCAGCGCTTCCATCCGTTCGTCAGCCATCATCTTGCCGACAGGATGATCGTTGAACAGCATCACTTGGCTGATCGCATTGGCACCGATAAACGCGTTGTCATATTCGGCGTTGCAGCGGGCTTGGTAATCCTCTTCCGACTCGCCAGTGATCCGATCGACTTCGATCTTCTTGTACTGAGGGCAA from Rosistilla oblonga includes the following:
- a CDS encoding PmoA family protein, with amino-acid sequence MTLTTRSLLSSLLAAWCLLASPIAAADLQVKETNAAIEIASDGKSVLVYNKQSPPVPDGIDPIYHRSGFLHPVASPAGNVVTAAFPADHPHQQGVFSAWVRTNYDGREIDFWNLAGGVGRVSHERVVKTFTENESAGFEVDLIHHTVAEPKVDILRERWRITVQPTDGSYRCFDLQTTQEALTDKPLTVEKYHYGGVATRGPARWSLPSGKKAAAKASDADNNKPSEPISEIVDEHGHDRIAGNHHPTRWVTLSGTEGDDLVCITMLGHADNFRAPQPARLHPSMPYFCFAPCVTGEFQIAKDQPYEASFRFLVTDGKPDPAWIEQQWQAWCGDKAQ
- a CDS encoding aldo/keto reductase translates to MQRQLFGKTGLRIPPVVFGSTSLGNLFAEVPDEAKQQVVAEWFRRVEAPVFIDSAGKYGAGMSLEIIGRELSRLNIDPADVVISNKLAWTRQPLVGDEPTFEPGAWFGLTHDARQEISYEGILRCYHQGNELLGDYQAGLVSVHDPDEYLAAATDPADHKQRWHDIEEAYRALGELRSEGKVLGVGVGAKDWTSIRDVCDRVDLDWVMLANSLTIMKHPPELLAFIEQLDEAGVGILNAAVFNAGFALGGKFYDYRVVTGESAEDRELLDWRQRFQTACQRFDVAPAAACLEFARSVPGIQAVAISSSSPHNIARTVAAVDGAAPPSFWSHLKEMHVIDPSFPFLG